In the genome of Paenibacillus sp. FSL R5-0766, one region contains:
- a CDS encoding Gfo/Idh/MocA family oxidoreductase, whose amino-acid sequence MNRQLQWGVLGTSTIAKNAVIPAIQQSERGEVLAIASRSKEKAETLAEELGIARSYGSYEELIADPDIEAVYIPLPNHMHKEWTIKAAQAGKHVLCEKPAALNADESAEMIEACHQHGVLFAEAIMYRYHPKHRRVQEIIASGEIGIVRAIHGNFTCNTADDKENVRFKREMGGGSLFDLGVYPISAARMYLGQEPEAVTVHALFSDEHDGVDMMASGLVEFPNSVALTFDCGMWASGRAEMEILGTEGRIELPKVFGWENSDIPPQIIVHTDSVSREERVSVSNSYVLQVETFATAVLEGEALPFSPENTIQNMRVIDACLESARTRQRVQLID is encoded by the coding sequence ATGAACAGACAGTTACAGTGGGGAGTACTCGGTACGTCAACCATTGCCAAAAATGCAGTCATTCCGGCGATCCAGCAGTCTGAACGTGGTGAGGTGTTGGCGATTGCCAGCCGCAGCAAAGAAAAGGCGGAAACCCTTGCCGAAGAACTCGGTATTGCCAGATCGTATGGCAGTTATGAAGAGCTCATCGCTGATCCGGACATTGAAGCCGTCTATATTCCTTTGCCTAACCATATGCACAAAGAATGGACCATCAAAGCGGCACAGGCTGGCAAACACGTGTTGTGTGAGAAACCTGCTGCCCTGAATGCAGATGAATCGGCAGAAATGATTGAGGCATGTCATCAACATGGTGTTCTTTTTGCAGAAGCGATTATGTATCGATATCATCCCAAGCACAGACGTGTGCAAGAGATTATAGCTAGTGGAGAGATTGGCATCGTCAGAGCCATCCATGGTAACTTTACCTGTAATACCGCTGATGACAAGGAGAATGTAAGGTTCAAAAGAGAGATGGGCGGCGGATCATTATTCGATCTTGGCGTGTATCCGATCTCGGCAGCCAGGATGTATCTGGGACAGGAACCGGAAGCGGTGACAGTACACGCTCTATTCTCGGACGAGCATGATGGCGTGGATATGATGGCGTCGGGATTGGTAGAATTTCCGAATTCGGTAGCTTTAACTTTTGACTGTGGCATGTGGGCTTCAGGTCGAGCGGAGATGGAGATTCTCGGGACGGAAGGGCGGATTGAACTGCCAAAAGTGTTTGGCTGGGAGAACAGTGATATTCCACCTCAGATTATTGTGCACACGGATTCGGTCAGCCGTGAGGAGCGTGTATCGGTGTCGAATTCCTATGTGCTTCAGGTGGAGACGTTTGCAACGGCTGTGCTTGAAGGTGAAGCCCTACCTTTCAGTCCGGAAAATACCATTCAAAACATGCGCGTTATTGATGCATGCCTGGAATCGGCTCGAACTCGTCAACGTGTGCAATTGATCGATTAG
- a CDS encoding ribonuclease — protein sequence MKKLISTALLALLLTFVFFTGSQFTPVAQQKASAATCTIINTFTGVANYLSANGTLPCNFITKSQATGLGWVASKGNLAVVAPGKSIGGDTFGNREGLLPSASGRTWREADINYTSGFRNSDRIVYSNDGLIYKTTDHYASFTRLK from the coding sequence ATGAAAAAGTTGATATCCACCGCATTACTGGCATTGTTGTTAACGTTTGTTTTCTTCACAGGTTCACAGTTCACTCCAGTCGCACAGCAGAAGGCATCTGCTGCAACATGTACCATCATCAATACGTTTACGGGTGTAGCAAATTATTTAAGTGCAAACGGAACGTTGCCATGTAACTTTATTACCAAATCACAGGCAACAGGACTCGGCTGGGTAGCATCCAAAGGAAACTTGGCTGTAGTTGCTCCTGGCAAAAGCATCGGTGGGGACACATTTGGCAATCGGGAAGGGCTGCTGCCTTCGGCCAGCGGACGTACATGGCGCGAAGCGGATATTAACTATACTTCCGGCTTCCGTAATTCGGATCGGATTGTGTACTCCAATGATGGACTCATCTACAAAACGACAGATCACTATGCATCATTTACACGTTTGAAATAG
- a CDS encoding barstar family protein has translation MNTVILDGEDFASSAELHQQLKDKLKLPDFYGGNLDALWDCLTGTIELPLELKWTNYLISEERLGNEAGRVRDLMLEVQAEQSGFQLLVEK, from the coding sequence ATGAATACCGTGATTCTGGATGGAGAAGACTTTGCGAGTAGCGCTGAACTTCATCAACAATTAAAGGACAAGCTGAAACTGCCGGATTTTTATGGCGGTAATCTCGACGCTCTGTGGGATTGTCTGACGGGTACGATTGAACTTCCACTAGAGCTAAAATGGACCAACTACCTAATCAGCGAAGAACGCCTGGGGAATGAAGCAGGCCGGGTACGTGATTTGATGTTGGAGGTTCAGGCTGAACAGTCTGGATTTCAATTGCTTGTTGAGAAGTAG
- a CDS encoding MFS transporter — protein MSDNTAVGKQGMGELIRIRPYMQFMLSKVVSRFGDSIDSIAYSWMVYILTGSKVLMGTLLAVNFLPNILLGLFAGALVDRLSPKRVIVITNTGRGLLVGITALLFGLGQLEVWHLFVITILNSLLECFTSPAEVSSVPRLLPPSMLLSGNAMSSSATRVAELAGLAVAGALIATIGIAWTILIDAGLFALSALIMSRVGYPEALTSANNEDKTSIEINSLPSDKSSIFSEMAEAFHFLRKHALLLIVSILFAFVNFCLMPFNVLRTPYVIETLHAGAGGLSLLSGLMVGGMLLSGVWLTQRGANYRKSVLVISGIVMLGLSYAMTALPAYMTSFQLPVAAAFCLLMGMGIPLATTPLATYLMEVTPSEMLGRVYALQSMLVLSVAPLGSLASGALADWMTMPVLFIVFGIMLAMSAGMLLFSKSFRSAM, from the coding sequence ATGAGCGATAACACAGCAGTTGGCAAGCAAGGTATGGGTGAGTTAATACGAATCAGACCGTACATGCAATTTATGCTTAGTAAAGTTGTATCCAGATTTGGTGATTCGATTGACTCGATTGCCTACAGTTGGATGGTGTACATTCTAACCGGTTCGAAAGTGCTGATGGGTACGTTGCTGGCGGTGAATTTTTTGCCCAATATCCTTCTGGGTCTGTTCGCCGGGGCTTTGGTTGATCGCCTGTCTCCCAAAAGAGTGATTGTGATTACGAATACCGGTCGCGGGTTGTTGGTGGGGATTACAGCTCTGCTGTTTGGATTGGGCCAACTTGAAGTCTGGCATCTGTTTGTCATTACAATTCTGAATTCTTTGCTGGAATGCTTCACTAGTCCTGCGGAAGTGTCCAGTGTCCCCCGATTGCTTCCCCCATCGATGCTGCTTTCGGGTAATGCGATGTCCTCTTCCGCAACCAGAGTGGCCGAACTCGCAGGACTTGCAGTGGCGGGAGCCCTTATTGCTACAATAGGCATTGCCTGGACGATCTTGATTGATGCGGGGTTGTTTGCGCTAAGTGCTTTGATTATGAGCCGAGTAGGCTACCCTGAAGCCTTAACATCTGCTAACAATGAAGATAAAACATCAATTGAAATAAATTCTCTTCCATCCGACAAAAGTAGTATATTCTCCGAAATGGCGGAAGCTTTTCATTTTCTCCGTAAACATGCCTTATTGTTAATTGTCTCCATCCTGTTTGCCTTCGTTAATTTCTGCCTGATGCCGTTTAATGTTCTTCGTACACCCTATGTCATTGAAACGCTGCATGCTGGCGCTGGGGGATTAAGTCTGCTTAGTGGGCTGATGGTGGGAGGCATGCTGCTCAGTGGTGTATGGTTGACACAAAGGGGAGCGAATTATCGTAAAAGTGTGCTGGTCATCAGCGGTATTGTCATGTTGGGTCTCAGTTATGCGATGACGGCACTACCCGCTTATATGACTTCCTTCCAACTGCCGGTTGCAGCGGCCTTTTGTCTACTGATGGGTATGGGGATTCCGCTGGCTACAACACCGCTGGCCACCTATCTTATGGAAGTTACCCCTTCGGAGATGCTAGGCAGAGTGTACGCCCTTCAAAGTATGCTTGTCTTGAGTGTCGCACCACTTGGAAGTCTGGCTTCGGGAGCACTTGCAGATTGGATGACCATGCCTGTTCTGTTTATTGTCTTTGGTATTATGCTTGCCATGTCCGCAGGTATGCTGTTATTTAGCAAAAGTTTTCGAAGTGCTATGTGA
- a CDS encoding helix-turn-helix domain-containing protein gives MAHKVLSTIEEIKIYSDPYRIQIMNMFNKQGRPSTVKEIADQMGEVPAKVHYHVKKLEKIGLLTIVSTREINGIIAKYYEPFTGEIHLRHEDEDKENSPLKQVFRSETLKLLNEMFEQSRQRFMHQAENEDRMFLSDITLYATREEVEQLYKSIIKLCEPYTTKENRQGEHEVFQLFSALSKPIVKIPASKTNAKEKKKATSDKDKATTKKSRSVSKRQESASSGSESEE, from the coding sequence ATGGCGCACAAGGTTCTTTCAACAATTGAAGAAATAAAAATCTACTCCGATCCGTATCGGATTCAGATCATGAATATGTTTAACAAGCAGGGCAGACCATCCACTGTCAAAGAAATCGCCGACCAGATGGGTGAGGTGCCAGCCAAAGTTCACTATCATGTAAAAAAGCTGGAGAAAATCGGTCTGCTGACGATCGTTTCCACACGTGAGATTAATGGGATTATCGCAAAATACTACGAACCATTCACCGGAGAGATCCATCTCCGTCACGAAGATGAAGATAAGGAAAACTCTCCATTGAAACAGGTGTTTCGGTCCGAGACACTCAAATTATTAAATGAGATGTTCGAACAAAGTCGTCAGCGATTCATGCATCAGGCGGAAAACGAAGATCGGATGTTTCTCTCGGACATCACGCTGTATGCAACCCGTGAGGAAGTAGAGCAGCTGTATAAAAGCATCATAAAACTCTGTGAACCCTATACTACAAAAGAGAATCGACAAGGGGAACATGAGGTCTTTCAGTTATTCTCTGCTCTCTCTAAACCTATAGTGAAAATACCTGCTTCTAAGACAAATGCAAAAGAGAAAAAGAAAGCTACGTCTGATAAGGACAAAGCAACTACGAAAAAGTCTCGATCTGTGTCTAAGCGGCAGGAATCTGCATCATCTGGCAGTGAGTCCGAAGAATAA
- a CDS encoding TraR/DksA C4-type zinc finger protein yields the protein MSTLTKDQHQILKNALLEQRENLQRHFESSMEDSAPVESLKDSTGELSSYDNHPADAGTETFERSRDLAIDDTLTDEFNQVNDALERMEQGTYGTCVTCGEDIPFERLEAIPYTAYCIDDTPNVEISNDRPVEEEVMTMPPSGAGEGRQQRAGKFDNADAWEAVEEYGTSNSPATAAKRDVKGYDENM from the coding sequence ATGAGTACATTAACTAAAGATCAACATCAAATACTGAAAAACGCCCTTTTAGAGCAACGTGAAAACTTGCAGCGTCATTTTGAATCCAGCATGGAAGACAGTGCTCCAGTCGAGTCGCTGAAAGATTCAACCGGTGAGCTGTCCTCCTATGATAATCATCCGGCAGATGCCGGTACGGAAACATTTGAACGCAGCCGTGATCTGGCGATCGACGATACATTAACAGACGAATTCAATCAAGTAAACGACGCATTGGAACGTATGGAGCAAGGTACATATGGAACCTGTGTAACGTGCGGCGAAGATATTCCCTTCGAACGACTTGAAGCTATCCCCTATACGGCTTACTGTATTGACGACACGCCTAATGTGGAGATCAGCAACGATCGGCCCGTTGAAGAAGAAGTGATGACCATGCCTCCAAGTGGTGCTGGAGAAGGAAGACAGCAGCGAGCGGGCAAGTTCGACAACGCAGATGCCTGGGAAGCGGTCGAAGAATATGGCACATCCAACTCCCCCGCAACCGCAGCCAAACGTGATGTGAAGGGTTACGATGAGAACATGTAA
- a CDS encoding DivIVA domain-containing protein — protein sequence MDEHMKRRLDKQRQLFKQLGVQLDALSIHEKQFNYKLRGYDPDEVDAYLDLVIKDYERFYANIADLMDKWQEQQLTIRDLKSSAKPVEDPTKIDRKQLDDIVKQLEYSVRQLKIRARPEKDLFSE from the coding sequence ATGGATGAACATATGAAACGAAGATTGGATAAACAAAGACAATTGTTCAAACAATTGGGTGTGCAGCTAGATGCGTTATCGATTCATGAAAAACAATTTAATTATAAACTTCGTGGTTATGATCCGGATGAGGTAGATGCTTATCTTGACCTGGTCATCAAAGATTACGAACGTTTCTATGCCAATATTGCAGATCTGATGGACAAATGGCAAGAACAGCAGTTAACGATCCGCGATCTCAAGTCGTCCGCGAAACCGGTGGAAGATCCAACCAAGATTGATCGCAAACAACTGGATGATATTGTGAAACAACTGGAATACAGTGTGCGACAGCTCAAGATCAGAGCACGTCCCGAAAAGGATCTGTTCTCTGAATAG
- a CDS encoding Rrf2 family transcriptional regulator, which produces MSTHFSVSVHCLLLLSLSAPERITSAHIAGSVNTNPVVVRRILGGLKKAGLVNSSPGTRGFYLAKPSSEITLAMIYQAAKDEGPLFPIHGNCNPDCEVGLHIDGLLTNLYQVAEAKVEQFFASITLEDMERSCTQMQAVPSQTE; this is translated from the coding sequence ATGAGTACTCATTTTTCGGTCAGTGTGCATTGTTTGTTGTTATTGTCACTCAGCGCGCCTGAACGAATCACGTCTGCACATATTGCAGGTAGCGTGAATACCAACCCTGTCGTCGTCAGACGTATTCTGGGCGGGCTGAAAAAGGCAGGATTGGTGAACTCCTCTCCTGGAACAAGAGGCTTCTACTTAGCGAAGCCATCAAGTGAAATCACATTAGCCATGATCTATCAGGCTGCCAAGGACGAAGGTCCATTGTTCCCGATTCACGGCAATTGTAACCCGGATTGTGAAGTGGGCTTGCATATAGACGGCTTGCTGACCAATCTGTATCAGGTTGCAGAGGCGAAGGTGGAGCAGTTCTTTGCATCCATTACACTCGAAGATATGGAACGTTCCTGTACTCAGATGCAAGCTGTTCCATCACAGACAGAATAG
- a CDS encoding metallophosphoesterase gives MKIVVISDTHLSRKSRKLPTRLLDVLPSADLILHAGDWSDWSVYPLLSEYAPVEGVAGNTDPSEIAEKLGYSRIVEVEGLRLGLVHGHLGSKGTEQNAIHTFAGQHVDAVIYGHSHIPVMHTVDNTLVFNPGSPTDRRFQKQYSFGIMTIDQGKIQAEHVFFDRD, from the coding sequence ATGAAAATTGTAGTCATCTCTGACACGCATTTATCACGTAAATCACGGAAGTTACCGACTAGGCTCCTGGATGTACTGCCGAGTGCCGATCTCATTCTTCATGCCGGTGACTGGTCGGATTGGAGTGTATACCCATTGCTTAGTGAGTATGCACCAGTTGAAGGTGTAGCGGGTAATACGGACCCGTCCGAAATCGCTGAAAAACTGGGATATTCCCGTATTGTTGAAGTGGAAGGACTTCGTCTGGGTCTTGTGCACGGACATCTGGGATCAAAGGGTACGGAGCAGAATGCAATTCATACGTTTGCAGGCCAGCATGTGGATGCTGTGATCTATGGACACTCACATATCCCGGTGATGCATACCGTGGACAACACGCTGGTATTTAATCCCGGGTCGCCTACGGATCGGCGTTTTCAGAAGCAATACTCATTTGGCATCATGACAATAGATCAGGGGAAAATACAGGCTGAACACGTGTTCTTTGATCGGGATTAG
- a CDS encoding sugar phosphate isomerase/epimerase family protein produces MKLSVFTVATPDLNAEELASAAAAAGIDGIEWRFRGIPEDAISEEPSYWRNNRCSVDPSRWEEQVPVFREAALGQGRKSIALVPYLNCEDLSATKQAFQAAAGLGASMMRVGVPGYDRKTSYPELYRKAVDYLSEVQDLAKQYNIKAIVETHHQTIAPTASLAYRLVQSLDPQHVGVLYDPGNMVHEGYENHRMGLELLGPYLAHVHVKNAGWFEAEGKDSQKANVTEKSSGVALNTAWKCHWTPLTEGMVDWVQMVRDLRAVGYDGYYGIEDFSGALESKAMLQHFADVFAEIERRVDEEEQS; encoded by the coding sequence ATGAAACTGTCTGTATTCACGGTGGCTACTCCTGATCTGAATGCAGAAGAACTGGCATCGGCTGCGGCAGCAGCGGGAATTGATGGAATCGAGTGGAGATTCCGTGGAATTCCTGAAGATGCTATATCTGAAGAGCCTTCTTACTGGAGAAATAATCGATGCTCGGTAGATCCGAGCCGCTGGGAGGAACAGGTTCCTGTTTTTCGTGAAGCAGCGTTAGGGCAAGGTAGAAAATCCATCGCACTTGTACCGTATCTGAACTGTGAAGATCTGTCTGCCACCAAGCAAGCGTTTCAGGCTGCGGCTGGTTTAGGAGCATCTATGATGCGTGTGGGTGTTCCTGGATATGATCGCAAGACCAGTTATCCTGAGTTGTATCGTAAAGCCGTTGATTACCTGAGTGAAGTACAAGATCTGGCCAAACAGTACAACATCAAGGCGATTGTAGAGACACATCACCAGACGATTGCACCGACGGCATCGCTGGCCTATCGGCTTGTGCAATCGCTCGATCCGCAGCATGTGGGTGTACTGTACGATCCAGGCAATATGGTGCATGAAGGATATGAGAATCATCGGATGGGACTTGAGTTGTTAGGCCCTTATCTTGCTCATGTACATGTAAAAAATGCCGGGTGGTTTGAAGCAGAAGGGAAAGATTCGCAAAAGGCTAATGTGACTGAAAAGAGCAGCGGAGTGGCTCTGAATACAGCCTGGAAATGTCACTGGACGCCGCTGACTGAAGGCATGGTCGATTGGGTACAGATGGTGCGGGATCTTCGTGCCGTCGGGTATGACGGATATTACGGAATAGAGGACTTTAGTGGTGCCTTGGAATCCAAGGCGATGTTACAGCATTTTGCAGACGTTTTCGCCGAAATTGAGCGTCGTGTGGACGAGGAGGAGCAGTCATGA
- a CDS encoding Gfo/Idh/MocA family oxidoreductase → MSIVRVAVIGIGNMGAAHARTLVAGEVPGAELVAVCDVRREMESWVSSHLPATVTYWQDAEQMMASGTIDAVIIATPHYDHPEQAIQAFQHGLHVMIEKPAGVYTKQVRKMNEAAAASGKVFSMMYNQRTNPLYIKLRDLIASGELGEVRRTNWIITNWYRSQSYYDSGGWRATWAGEGGGVLINQDPHQLDLWQWTIGMMPVRMRAFCSFGKYRNIEVEDDVTAYVEYENGATGVFVTTTGEAPGTNRFEVNGDRGKIVIEDGKLTFWRLRESEPEFNQRFTGGFGQPECWKCEVPITGVETGHPGLIRNWVDAIRTGATLIAPGEDGIHGLTLSNAMLLSTWTDNWVDLPIDEDLFYEHLQERIAGSTTKKDKAFSGSQPADLSQTFK, encoded by the coding sequence ATGAGTATCGTACGAGTAGCGGTGATTGGTATTGGAAACATGGGAGCAGCACATGCCAGAACGTTGGTGGCTGGAGAAGTACCCGGTGCAGAGCTGGTCGCCGTATGTGATGTAAGAAGAGAGATGGAGAGCTGGGTATCCAGTCATCTTCCCGCAACGGTCACTTATTGGCAGGATGCAGAGCAGATGATGGCTTCGGGTACGATTGATGCAGTCATTATTGCAACGCCGCATTATGATCATCCGGAACAGGCCATTCAGGCTTTCCAGCATGGCTTGCATGTCATGATCGAGAAGCCGGCCGGTGTATATACGAAACAGGTACGCAAGATGAATGAAGCGGCCGCAGCCAGTGGCAAAGTCTTTTCCATGATGTACAACCAGCGGACCAATCCACTCTACATTAAGCTGAGAGACTTGATTGCTTCGGGCGAACTGGGTGAAGTACGGCGTACCAACTGGATTATTACGAACTGGTATCGATCCCAAAGTTACTATGATTCCGGCGGCTGGCGGGCAACTTGGGCAGGGGAAGGTGGCGGTGTACTGATTAACCAGGACCCGCATCAACTGGATCTGTGGCAGTGGACCATCGGCATGATGCCGGTACGAATGCGTGCTTTCTGTTCGTTTGGCAAGTATCGGAATATTGAAGTGGAAGATGATGTAACGGCTTATGTGGAGTATGAAAATGGAGCAACAGGTGTCTTTGTAACGACTACTGGCGAAGCACCGGGTACCAATCGATTCGAGGTCAACGGAGACCGGGGGAAAATCGTGATCGAAGACGGAAAACTTACGTTCTGGCGACTTCGGGAATCTGAGCCTGAATTCAATCAGCGGTTTACCGGAGGTTTTGGACAGCCCGAATGCTGGAAATGTGAGGTTCCGATTACAGGTGTGGAAACGGGGCACCCGGGTCTGATTCGTAACTGGGTTGATGCGATTCGAACAGGTGCAACACTTATTGCTCCCGGTGAGGATGGTATACACGGATTAACATTGTCAAACGCTATGCTGCTGTCCACCTGGACGGATAACTGGGTGGATCTGCCGATCGATGAGGATCTGTTCTATGAGCATCTGCAAGAACGTATTGCTGGTTCAACGACGAAGAAAGACAAGGCATTCAGTGGCAGTCAACCTGCTGATTTGAGTCAGACGTTTAAATGA
- a CDS encoding Gfo/Idh/MocA family oxidoreductase produces the protein MAKDGMFYAPKSVTKEVLCGPGEFTIAAVALDHGHIYGMVGALLEAGATLKWVYDPDPAKVAAFQKQFPQAQVAGSEAEVLADDEVLLVASAAIPLDRAPLGMRVLAAGKDYFTDKAPFTTLEQLKLAREEVKRTGKKYMVYYSERLHVESAIYAGQLIEQGAIGKVVQVMGTGPHRLNAGGRPDWFFKHEQYGGILCDIGSHQIEQFLTFASCTDAEVGFSRVHNFNHPQFPELEDFGEASLIGDNGASGYFRVDWFTPDGLGTWGDGRTVILGTDGYIELRKYIDIAREPQGDQVYLVNHEGEYRYNVKGKVGYPFFGQLIRDCLDRTETAMTQEHAFKAAELCLIAQHKAMSERVVWSSGAK, from the coding sequence ATGGCTAAAGACGGAATGTTTTATGCACCAAAAAGTGTTACAAAAGAGGTCTTATGTGGTCCGGGTGAGTTCACGATTGCTGCTGTTGCGCTGGATCACGGACACATCTACGGCATGGTTGGGGCATTGTTGGAGGCTGGTGCTACCCTCAAGTGGGTGTATGATCCGGACCCGGCGAAGGTAGCGGCATTTCAGAAGCAGTTCCCACAGGCTCAAGTTGCTGGATCTGAAGCGGAGGTGCTTGCAGATGATGAGGTGTTATTGGTGGCAAGTGCAGCGATCCCTTTAGATCGTGCGCCGCTTGGCATGAGAGTTCTGGCCGCAGGCAAGGATTATTTTACAGACAAAGCCCCATTTACCACACTGGAGCAATTAAAGCTTGCACGAGAAGAAGTGAAGCGAACGGGCAAGAAGTACATGGTGTATTACAGTGAACGACTGCATGTAGAAAGTGCGATCTATGCGGGGCAGCTCATCGAACAAGGGGCAATCGGCAAAGTAGTGCAAGTTATGGGCACAGGCCCGCATCGCTTAAATGCAGGAGGAAGACCCGACTGGTTCTTCAAGCATGAGCAGTATGGCGGTATTCTCTGTGATATCGGGAGTCACCAGATCGAACAATTCCTGACGTTTGCATCATGCACGGACGCTGAGGTAGGGTTCAGTCGTGTGCATAACTTCAATCACCCACAGTTCCCGGAATTGGAAGACTTCGGCGAAGCTTCTCTGATCGGGGACAACGGAGCGTCCGGTTACTTCCGAGTGGACTGGTTCACACCGGATGGTCTGGGCACATGGGGCGATGGACGTACAGTTATTCTGGGAACGGACGGTTATATTGAGCTGCGGAAGTATATCGACATCGCAAGGGAACCTCAGGGGGATCAGGTGTACCTGGTCAATCATGAAGGGGAGTACCGCTACAATGTAAAAGGCAAGGTCGGTTACCCGTTCTTCGGCCAACTCATTCGCGATTGTCTGGACCGGACCGAGACCGCCATGACACAGGAACATGCATTCAAAGCGGCAGAACTCTGTCTGATTGCACAGCACAAAGCCATGAGCGAGCGCGTGGTGTGGAGTAGCGGAGCGAAGTAA
- a CDS encoding GNAT family N-acetyltransferase, with amino-acid sequence MEIKLVPVKPEEKSTLSNLYQLYHYDFSEFTNQEINKDGRYEVNIDFFWEGDHRWKPYLIEVSGRLAGFLIVLLENLDTDPDPTHVIYDFMIIKKFRRNGIGYSAAIKAFELYEANWKIAQMENNTPAISFWRKVIKDFTEDNYIERFRDDVKKYVQAFSTKQ; translated from the coding sequence ATGGAAATTAAACTTGTTCCAGTAAAACCAGAAGAAAAGAGTACTCTATCGAATCTATATCAACTGTATCATTATGATTTTAGCGAATTTACAAACCAAGAGATTAATAAAGATGGAAGGTATGAAGTGAACATTGATTTCTTTTGGGAAGGTGACCATAGATGGAAGCCATATTTAATAGAGGTTTCTGGAAGATTAGCAGGATTCTTAATTGTGCTTCTTGAGAATTTAGATACCGATCCAGATCCGACACATGTGATCTATGATTTTATGATTATTAAGAAATTCAGAAGAAATGGTATTGGTTACTCCGCTGCTATCAAGGCATTTGAATTATATGAAGCGAATTGGAAAATTGCTCAGATGGAGAATAATACTCCTGCAATATCGTTCTGGAGAAAAGTAATAAAAGATTTTACAGAAGATAATTATATTGAAAGATTCAGGGATGATGTAAAGAAGTATGTTCAAGCGTTTAGTACAAAGCAATAG
- a CDS encoding DUF1643 domain-containing protein encodes MAEKNQLHFKSGSINGTSGVAVFNTSCTSRYFLEKRWEQGEDILTAIMMNPSRASHNETDDTVDQLISVAKMQNCHALFVVNVSSHIQGTSSKTKVSHFDYEAINWLFVSNAILEAKIVFLGWGMKGQKGINKQQKLYPAIVNTFKTSIDKLYSYEVLKSEDKKFIENPIFYVPHPRPQGQKNKYSNISIQNISSDEFNCLFVR; translated from the coding sequence TTGGCTGAAAAAAATCAGTTACATTTTAAATCTGGTTCAATTAACGGGACTTCAGGAGTTGCTGTTTTCAATACATCGTGTACTAGTCGATATTTTTTAGAGAAACGTTGGGAACAAGGTGAAGACATTCTGACTGCCATAATGATGAATCCAAGTAGGGCTTCACACAATGAAACTGATGATACGGTTGATCAGTTAATTAGTGTTGCAAAAATGCAGAATTGTCATGCACTATTTGTTGTTAATGTTTCTAGTCATATTCAAGGTACCAGTAGTAAAACAAAAGTTTCACACTTTGATTATGAAGCCATTAATTGGTTGTTTGTTTCTAATGCTATTTTAGAAGCTAAAATCGTTTTCCTTGGATGGGGAATGAAGGGGCAGAAAGGAATTAATAAACAACAAAAATTATATCCTGCTATAGTAAATACTTTTAAGACTTCGATAGATAAATTGTATAGTTATGAAGTATTAAAATCGGAAGATAAGAAATTCATTGAAAATCCTATTTTTTATGTACCTCATCCACGGCCTCAGGGGCAGAAAAATAAATATTCAAATATATCAATTCAAAATATTAGTAGTGATGAATTCAACTGCTTATTTGTTAGATAA
- a CDS encoding retropepsin-like aspartic protease — MNIEYRDGLLFTEITVHFNKQKKVISNIVIDTGASHSLLSQDEVDEIGILVSMDDEIITSYGIGGKEHAFSKRIDGIQVGDFILKDIYIDFTSFKYHNINGLLGLDVLTEGEFDIDLKRLKLLRSQ; from the coding sequence ATGAATATTGAATATAGAGATGGGCTGTTATTCACGGAAATAACAGTCCATTTTAATAAGCAGAAGAAAGTGATATCGAACATCGTGATCGATACAGGAGCTAGTCATAGCTTGCTTTCACAAGATGAAGTGGATGAGATTGGGATACTAGTGAGTATGGACGATGAAATCATAACCAGCTACGGAATCGGAGGCAAAGAGCATGCCTTCAGTAAGCGAATCGACGGTATACAGGTAGGGGATTTCATTTTAAAGGATATATACATAGACTTTACTTCATTTAAATATCACAACATTAACGGACTTTTGGGACTCGATGTACTGACGGAAGGAGAATTTGATATTGATTTAAAGAGACTTAAATTACTTCGTTCACAATAG